CTATGAATGTCATTTGTATGGAACAACCGAATATTTATAGTTTGATTTGTTCCCATTGTTCCACCATCCCTTTTTAGATATTTTCTATAATTAATTTTATGCCATAAAATAACACAACTAACCTTAAAATTAATGCGATTGTTTCAGTTTTTAATTTTTGATTAATATATGCTCCAATTTTCCCACCAAACCATGCACCAGGAATAAGTAGAAGAATGTAATAGAAATTTACTTCTCCTAATGTTATGTATGAAATCGAGCTTCCAAGAGTCGTAAACATAACGACAAACATTGAAGTCGCAACAGCTAACTGTGGTGGAAAACCAAATAAAAACGCCATCATTGGTACTAACAATATTCCTCCACCAATTCCAAATAATCCAGAGATGATTCCGACACAAATAGACAAAGAAATCGCTAATGGAAGACTATAGCTATATGTATATGCCTCGCCTTCCTCATTTGTATATGTTCGTATAATCCCGTTATGTACTTCCTTTGGTTTTTTATTTAATTTTGAAGAAACAAATAGAAAGACTGAAATACAGATTAAAAATATACCAAAAAATAAAGTAAACCGCTCTGTATTTAAAAGCGAATTGATGTATGTACCTAGTAAGCTACCAGGAACACTACCTATCAAAAATAAAATACCACTCTTATAATCGATTCGTTTTTGCTTATGGTACGAAAGTGTGGATGAGAGCGATGAAAACACAATTGTAATTAGTGAAGTTCCAACTGCAACATGAATTGGTACAGTCGAAAAAGCGGATAAAAAGTGATCAATATTAAGTAGCATTGGAACAATAATAATTCCTCCGCCTAAGCCAATCAATGATCCGACTGTTCCTGCAGCAAGTCCTATACTGATGAGTATAAGAATTTGTAGAATGATATCCAACCTAAATTTCTCTCCTTTTTTAAATACACTAGAAATCTATTTTCTCTATTTGAATTTAAATAATAGTTTAACATAAAAAAACTCGGAATTCCCCGAGTATGAATAATCCTTTATCTTATTTCACTTTAGTGCTAATAAAATATTGCTTACTCTATAATGCCCGCTTTCTGTGGGTTAAACGCCTAGCTATTACTTTAATATACTTAAATTTGCAATCCAAGGTCCTACGTCAGTTTTGTATCTTTTTGCCATCACTCTTGTAATTTGAGTTATATGGGTTAGATCATGTGCAACAAAAGTGGATAATAATTCTCTTAATTTAACGGAACCAAAATCGGGATGAATCCCTTCTAGTTCCAGATGGAGATTTGGGTCTACTAATAATTGTAATTTCTTAAGATTTTCAGTTCTTAAATTCTTGAATTCAAGCAGTCGTTCTTCTATTGATTTCTCATATTTTTCATTTAAATGCGAAAAACGATCGAATGGCGGGAAATGGTTGTTTCCATCATTGTTAAGTATGCAGTTCAACCTTGGAATCCAATTTGTTTTTTCACACTCAATTAGATGGTCGATTACTTCAGAAGCATTCCAAGTTCCTTCACCTTCATTACAATTTAACCAAGATTCAGATAATCCCGATAAAAGAGACTCTAATGATTTGGGTGTTCTTTCTAAAACTTCAATTGCTTCTTTAAGGTTAAAATTCATAAAAAATCCTCCCCACACCTTGATAAAAAACACTATGACAAGTTTTCATAAAACTTCAAGTTAAATTTTACCATAAATATGATTACTAAATTAATTAAACAGCTTTTTTTATCTCAACAAAAAAATAAAATTTAGCCATCTATCAAATTGTTAAACTGTAGGAACCTGACATCATTTTAATAAGTTTTACATTTTTCCCTTTGGAAGCGGTAAAAGAAAGCGTTTACGTACTACAAATAAAAAATTATATTGGGAATGTAACATTAAGTAATGATCTAAATTTTTCGATTAGGAGGAAGTTATTATGAAAAAGAAATTAGCAGCTATTACTCATAATACAGCAAATTATACAATATCTACCCAAGATGGTGGAACTGCAACGGGTTATTCTCCTAAGAAGACTTCGAACGGAAAAGCTGACGGGCTATTTGCCCTAGTGATCAGGTAGAAGAAGTGACTATTAATGAAAAGTCAAAAAAATTTTCACTTCTATTTCTTATTTTTATATTAGTAAGCTGTGATAATAGTAATTCAGACAAAAATAAAAAAATAATAATAAACAAAGAACAAAGAAATGGCGATTTAACAGATGATACTATTTATAATTATTTAAGACAGAACCTATTTACCAATAAAAATTATAATAAGATTATAGATTCATTTTATCTTTATGGTATGAATTCTAAAAATATCTATGTTTTTTTATCATTATGTTTTACTTGGTAAGCAAAATAAAGTAATTGAAGAAAAATATTTTCCAGTCGTCATAAAAGTAACTTGTAATAAAAAAATTACTGAACAAATAACACCTAAAAAATGGTGAAGATACTAAATATTTTTTAAGAAAGAATTTCCCTGAAAGTTTATGGGACGATGCAGAAAATATAAAAGATGAACTTATTTTTACTCACTCACAAATTCACGAATAGAGTGAATAAAAAATTCTCTGTAAGATTAGTAGCGAATCAAGATCACCCGATTACAAGGATTAAATAAAAAAATAAACCCTGTCGCCTAATAAAATGTACCCTATAGAATAGACACTTAAAAAAGTCTACTCTATAGGGTACTTTTGTTTATAATTAGAAAAAACGGGATTGGGGAAATTTTAGATCAGTAATAAAATATTTACTGATAAAGAAATTAATCTACTTTACAAAAATCAATATGTAAAGTCAGTTAGTTCAAAAGGAATCACATACACTGATGAGTTTAAGCGTATTTTTATTTCGGAAAACGTAAAAGGAAAATTAGCGAGAGAAATATTTGAAGAAATTAGATAAGCAGTTAAATTTATTAGAACATTTTAAATTTAAGCTACTACAGTTACGTATTTAGATATTACAGAAAAACTTGAAGAAGACGAACTTCAAAAGTTCGCCTCCACTAAAAACTCTATTAACCAATTGAACCTTCCATCTCGAATTTAATCAGACGGTTCATTTCAACTGCGTATTCCATTGGTAATTCTTTTGTAAATGGCTCAATGAAGCCCATTACGATCATTTCTGTAGCTTCTTGTTCAGAAATACCACGGCTCATTAAGTAGAATAATTGCTCTTCAGACACTTTTGAAACTTTCGCTTCGTGCTCAAGAGAAATATTGTCGTTTAAGATTTCGTTGTATGGAATTGTATCAGAAGTTGATGCATTATCCATAATTAACGTATCACACTCGATATTTGAACGTGATCCAGCTGCTTTACGACCAAAGTGTACGATACCACGGTACGTTACTTTACCACCATGTTTAGAAATAGATTTCGAAACAATTGTAGAAGAAGTATTTGGAGCTAAGTGAATCATTTTAGCACCAGCATCTTGGTGTTGTCCTTTACCAGCAATTGCAATTGAAAGTGTAAGACCACGAGCACCTTCACCTTTAAGGATAACTGCTGGGTATTTCATTGTTAATTTTGAACCAATGTTTCCATCGATCCATTCCATTGTTGCGTTCGCTTCACAAACAGCACGTTTCGTAACTAGGTTGAATACGTTATTCGCCCAGTTCTGAATTGTTGTATATCGGCAGTATGCATCCTTCTTAATGATGATTTCTACTACTGCAGAGTGAAGTGAGTTTGTTGTATAAACAGGAGCAGTACATCCTTCAACGTAATGTACATGCGCACCTTCGTCAGCAATGATTAATGTACGTTCAAATTGACCCATATTTTCAGAGTTAATACGGAAATACGCTTGAAGTGGCGTATCAACTTTAACACCTTTTGGTACGTAGATGAATGATCCACCAGACCAAACAGCTGAGTTTAATGCAGCAAATTTGTTATCTGTAGGTGGAATTACTTTTCCAAAGTGCTCTTTGAAAATTTCTTCATGCTCACGTAAAGCTGTGTCTGTATCAGTAAATAAGATACCAAGATCAGTTAAGTCTTGTTTCATGCTGTGGTAAACTACCTCAGACTCATACTGTGCAGATACACCAGCTAAATACTTTTGTTCTGCTTCAGGGATACCTAATTTATCGAAAGTGTTTTTGATTTCTTCAGGTACTTCATCCCAAGACTTTTCAGTTTTCTCTGATGGTTTTACATAGTAAGTAATTTCATCAAAGCGTAAATCTGCTAAGTCTCCACCCCATTGAGGCATTGGCATATCATAGAAATGTTGTAAAGATTTTAAACGGAAATCTAACATCCATTGTGGTTCATTTTTCATACGTGAAATTTCTTCAACGATATCCTTTGTTAAACCACGCTCTGAACGGAAGATTGATACGTCACGGTCATGAAAACCATATTTATAATCACTAATATCTGGCAAATTAGTAGACATTATTCATACTCCCTTCTTATAGAAGAGGAGGATTAAAGCTCAGAGGATTATTCCTCTGATTTTAAGCCCTTCTCCATTGCTTTCCATGCAAGTGTTGCACATTTAATTCGTGCTGGAAACTTCGAAACACCTTGAAGTGCTTCAATATCATCTAAATCAATTGATTCATCGTATTCTTTTCCAAGCATCATATCTGAAAATATTTGAGCAAGCTGTAGAGCTTCCTCGATTTTTTTACCTTTAATTGCGTGAGTCATCATTGAAGCTGAAGCCATTGAAATTGAGCATCCTTCACCGTCAAAACGAGCATCTGTTACAATTCCATCATCAACCTTTAAGCGAAGTTCAATGCGATCACCACAAGTAGGGTTATTCATGTTTATTGTTACATCGTTTTCTGATATTGCCCCTACCCCTTTATTGCGAGGGTTTTTATAATGGTCCATTATCACGCGACGATATAATGCATCTAGATCAATGTTTCGATTAATAGACATCGCTGAAATACTCCTTCGTTTTAACTAATCCTCTTACAAAAGCATCTACATCTTCTTTTGTATTATACAGATAAAAACTTGCACGAGCAGTAGCAGATACCTTTAACCATCTCATTAATGGCTGAGCACAATGATGGCCAGCTCGAACAGCAATTCCTTCTACATCTAATACAGTTGCAACATCATGTGGATGCACATCTTCCACATTAAACGTTACTAAACCTGCACGATGCTTCGGACCATAGATTGTTATTCCTTTTACAGTAGATAACTGTTCAAGTGCATAATCCGCAATCTCATGTTCATGCTTTTCGATCTTATCCATACCAATTTCAGTTAAGAAATCAATAGCAGCGCCTAAACCAACTGCACCAGCAATGATTGGAGTTCCACCTTCAAATTTCCATGGTAGTTCTTTCCAAGTAGAATCTTGTAAGTCAACGAAATCAATCATTTCCCCACCAAATTCAATAGGTTCCATGTTTTCAAGAAGATGTTTTTTACCATAAAGTACACCAATACCCGTAGGAGCACACATTTTATGACCAGAAAATGCGTAGAAGTCGCAATCTAAGTCTTGAACGTCAACCTTCATATGTGGAGTACTTTGTGCACCATCAACAAGCATGATTGCTCCATTTTGATGAGCAATTGCTGCAATCTCTTTAACAGGGTTAATTGAACCAAGTACATTTGAAACGTACATAATCGCAACTATTTTTGTATTTGAGTTAATTGTAGCTTTTGCTTGCTCAACGCTGATTGAACCATCTTCTTCTAATGGTATATATTTTAATGTTGCGCCAGTAGCTTTAGCAACCTGTTGCCAAGGAATGATGTTACTGTGATGTTCCATATAAGAAATCACAATTTCATCTCCAGCTTTTAAGTTCGTTCTTCCGTAGCTAGCAGCAACTGTATTAATTGCAGTAGTTGTACCTCTAGTAAAAATAATCTCTTCAATTGATGATGCATTAATAAATTTACGTACTTTATCACGAGCTCCCTCGTATGCATCAGTAGCTTTTGTTCCTAGAGTGTGTACACCTCTATGAACGTTAGAATTATATTCTTTATAGTAGTTAGCAACAGCTTCTATTACTTGAACAGGTTTTTGTGAAGTTGCAGCACTATCCAGATATACTAAAGGATGCCCATTTACTTCTTGATTTAATATCGGAAAGGCTTCACGGATTGCTTTAACATCCATTACTTAACCTTCCTCTCAATTACATCTACAAGCATTTTTTTAACTTCATCAATTGGTAGTTCCGAAACTACAGGTGCTAAGAATCCGTGAATAACTAAGCGCTCTGCTTCTTTCTTCGGAATACCACGACTCATTAAGTAGTACAGTTGAGTTGGATCTACTTTACCAACAGAAGCAGCATGACCTGCCATAACATCATTTTCATCAATTAATAGAATCGGGTTCGCATCTCCACGAGCTTTTTCACTAAGCATTAATACACGTGAAGTTTGTTGTGCATTAGACTTAGAAGCGCCGTGTTCTATTTTACCAATACCATTAAAGATTGAAGTAGCAGAATCTATTGATACACCATGTTTTAAGATCCAACCTTCAGATCCTTTACCAAAGTGAATAATGCTTGTTGTAAAGTTTTGAGTTTGCTCACCTCGGCCTACAGTAACCATTTTCATGTCACCGAAAGATCCGTCTCCAACTAGGTTTGTAACATTTTCGAAAACTGAGTTTCCGTCGTTCATAAGTCCAAGTGCCCACTCAATTTTGCTATCACGACCAGCGTGACCACGACGAACAACATAAGCAGTAACACCTTTTGCTAAAGTATCAACAGCACCATAACGCACTTTTGCATTATCTAATGTAATTACTTCTGTAACCACATTTACAACAGCCGCATCTAAATCAGCTGATGTAGAAACATAGTTTTCAACATAAGTAACTTCACTGTTTACATCTGCAACAACTAAAACGTGGTTATATGCAGGTACGTTTTCCCCATCTACAACAAAAATAGATTGGATTGGTTTTTCTAATACAACATTTTTAGGAATGTATAAGAAAGCTCCACCATTTACTAATGCTGCATGTAAAGCGATTAATTTATTTTCATCGACTTTTACAGCCTCTGTCATAAAATATTTTTTCACAAGATCTTCGTGATCTTTAATCGCTGTGTGTAAATCTACGAATACTACACCTTTTTCTTTTGCTTCAGAAGAAAGAGAGTGATATACAGCAGAACCATTATATTGTACATAAACTGATTGATCAGCGTCTTCATTCATTAAAGATGTTACTGACTCTGGTAATTGATCTTTTGTAGGAACATTTCCAGCTGTAACATTAAATTCTTTTCCAAAGAAATCCCATTTAGAGATATTTGTTTTATCTGGCTTTGGAAGAGAAAGTGATTCAGCTTTTGCTAGTGCATTTAAACGGAACTCTGTAAAATATGCAGGTTCATTTAGCAGTGCAGAAAGCTGCTTAACTGTTTCT
This genomic interval from Gottfriedia acidiceleris contains the following:
- the sufU gene encoding Fe-S cluster assembly sulfur transfer protein SufU encodes the protein MSINRNIDLDALYRRVIMDHYKNPRNKGVGAISENDVTINMNNPTCGDRIELRLKVDDGIVTDARFDGEGCSISMASASMMTHAIKGKKIEEALQLAQIFSDMMLGKEYDESIDLDDIEALQGVSKFPARIKCATLAWKAMEKGLKSEE
- a CDS encoding sulfite exporter TauE/SafE family protein — protein: MLQILILISIGLAAGTVGSLIGLGGGIIIVPMLLNIDHFLSAFSTVPIHVAVGTSLITIVFSSLSSTLSYHKQKRIDYKSGILFLIGSVPGSLLGTYINSLLNTERFTLFFGIFLICISVFLFVSSKLNKKPKEVHNGIIRTYTNEEGEAYTYSYSLPLAISLSICVGIISGLFGIGGGILLVPMMAFLFGFPPQLAVATSMFVVMFTTLGSSISYITLGEVNFYYILLLIPGAWFGGKIGAYINQKLKTETIALILRLVVLFYGIKLIIENI
- a CDS encoding cysteine desulfurase, whose protein sequence is MDVKAIREAFPILNQEVNGHPLVYLDSAATSQKPVQVIEAVANYYKEYNSNVHRGVHTLGTKATDAYEGARDKVRKFINASSIEEIIFTRGTTTAINTVAASYGRTNLKAGDEIVISYMEHHSNIIPWQQVAKATGATLKYIPLEEDGSISVEQAKATINSNTKIVAIMYVSNVLGSINPVKEIAAIAHQNGAIMLVDGAQSTPHMKVDVQDLDCDFYAFSGHKMCAPTGIGVLYGKKHLLENMEPIEFGGEMIDFVDLQDSTWKELPWKFEGGTPIIAGAVGLGAAIDFLTEIGMDKIEKHEHEIADYALEQLSTVKGITIYGPKHRAGLVTFNVEDVHPHDVATVLDVEGIAVRAGHHCAQPLMRWLKVSATARASFYLYNTKEDVDAFVRGLVKTKEYFSDVY
- the sufB gene encoding Fe-S cluster assembly protein SufB, whose amino-acid sequence is MSTNLPDISDYKYGFHDRDVSIFRSERGLTKDIVEEISRMKNEPQWMLDFRLKSLQHFYDMPMPQWGGDLADLRFDEITYYVKPSEKTEKSWDEVPEEIKNTFDKLGIPEAEQKYLAGVSAQYESEVVYHSMKQDLTDLGILFTDTDTALREHEEIFKEHFGKVIPPTDNKFAALNSAVWSGGSFIYVPKGVKVDTPLQAYFRINSENMGQFERTLIIADEGAHVHYVEGCTAPVYTTNSLHSAVVEIIIKKDAYCRYTTIQNWANNVFNLVTKRAVCEANATMEWIDGNIGSKLTMKYPAVILKGEGARGLTLSIAIAGKGQHQDAGAKMIHLAPNTSSTIVSKSISKHGGKVTYRGIVHFGRKAAGSRSNIECDTLIMDNASTSDTIPYNEILNDNISLEHEAKVSKVSEEQLFYLMSRGISEQEATEMIVMGFIEPFTKELPMEYAVEMNRLIKFEMEGSIG
- a CDS encoding DinB family protein → MNFNLKEAIEVLERTPKSLESLLSGLSESWLNCNEGEGTWNASEVIDHLIECEKTNWIPRLNCILNNDGNNHFPPFDRFSHLNEKYEKSIEERLLEFKNLRTENLKKLQLLVDPNLHLELEGIHPDFGSVKLRELLSTFVAHDLTHITQITRVMAKRYKTDVGPWIANLSILK
- the sufD gene encoding Fe-S cluster assembly protein SufD; translated protein: MTTGTTIPFSQETVKQLSALLNEPAYFTEFRLNALAKAESLSLPKPDKTNISKWDFFGKEFNVTAGNVPTKDQLPESVTSLMNEDADQSVYVQYNGSAVYHSLSSEAKEKGVVFVDLHTAIKDHEDLVKKYFMTEAVKVDENKLIALHAALVNGGAFLYIPKNVVLEKPIQSIFVVDGENVPAYNHVLVVADVNSEVTYVENYVSTSADLDAAVVNVVTEVITLDNAKVRYGAVDTLAKGVTAYVVRRGHAGRDSKIEWALGLMNDGNSVFENVTNLVGDGSFGDMKMVTVGRGEQTQNFTTSIIHFGKGSEGWILKHGVSIDSATSIFNGIGKIEHGASKSNAQQTSRVLMLSEKARGDANPILLIDENDVMAGHAASVGKVDPTQLYYLMSRGIPKKEAERLVIHGFLAPVVSELPIDEVKKMLVDVIERKVK